CGGGCGGCGAACATAGGGCGATGCCCTCGATCGTGCCCGGCGCCGGGCGCGCGTCGGCACGCCGGGTCGCGGCTCGCGGCGCGCGCGCGGCACCGGGAGGATCGCCCGATCAACTCTCGGGGCTGCACCGCCGAAGGGCTCGGCCATTCGGGGGAGGGCCGGTGAGCGCCGACGTCCAGCACGTGTTCCGCGAGTACATCCGGCTCGACCGCAAGCGGCAGGGCGAGGCGCTCTCGATCGCCGAGCACGAGCGGTGGGCCGTCCTCAAGCGCCGGCTCAACGTGCACTTCCAGCCCGATCTCCCCTCCCACCACGCCGATGCCCGCGGCTCCGTGCGCGTTCCCGTGCGGCTCGCCCTGCACTTCGAGCGCTTCGACGAGCTCGGCGGGAGCCTGATGACCAACCTCTCGCGCGGCGGGCTCTTCATCGCGACGACGAGCCCGCTGCCGATCGGCGAGCGCCTCCTGCTCGACGTCGTCGTCGACGACGGCGGTCGCACGGGGCCCGTGGTCGCCTTCCGCGCGCGCGCCGAGGTCGCCTCGCACGACACCGGCGCCGACCTGCAGGGGCGGCGGCGCGGGATGGGCGTGCGCTTCGTCGACGTCGACGAGGTGCAGCGCAAGGCGATCGACGACCTGTACGAGCGCGCCGCCGCGCACGCCGTCGGCATCCGACCGCGTCGTTAGGCCGGCGCGCGCGCGTTGCGATCCGGGCGGCCGCGCGCGACGCTGCCGGCATGGACGCGATCCGCAGCGTGCACGACCTCCCGACGCCCGCGCTCGTCGTCGAGCGCGAAGCGCTCGAGCACAACCTCGACGCCATGGCGCGCGCGCTCCCGGGCGCGCGGCTGCGTCCGCACGTGAAGGCGCACAAGTGCACGGCGATCGCGGCCCTCCAGCGCGCGCGCGGCCACGCGGGCTTCACGTGCGCGACGGTGCGCGAGATGGAGGGCCTCGCGCGCGCGGGCCTCGGCGACGACCTGCTGCTCGCCAACGAGGTCGTCGACGCGCGGCAGATGCGGCGCCTCGGTGCACTGGTCGAGGCGGGGGCGCGCGTCACCGTCGCGATCGACTCGCCGCAGACGATCGACGCGGCCGTTCGCGGCGGCGTGCGCGAGGCCGTCGTCGACGTGAACGTCGGCATGCCGCGCTGCGGGTGCGCGCCCGGGGCGGCGGGCGCGCTCGCGGACGCCGCGCGCCGCGCCGGGCTCTCGGTGCGCGGCGTGATGGGCTACGAGGGCCACGCGGTCGGCATCGACGAGCGCGCGCGCCGCGAGGAGCTGTGCGCCGCGTCGATGGCGCTGCTCGCGGCCGCGCACGCCGACGTCGGCGGCGAGCTCGTGTCCGCGGGAGGCACGGGCACGTTCGACTGCAACGGCGTCGCGACCGAGATCCAGGCGGGCTCGTACGCGCTGATGGACACGGCGTACGGGAAGCTCGACCTGCCGTTCCGTCAGGCGCTCTTCGGGCTCGCGACCGTCGTGTCCGTCGCGCCGGGCGACGCCTGGGCGGTGCTCGACTTCGGGCTCAAGGGGCTCGGGATGGATCACGGAAATCCGCAGGTGGCAGGCGCGAAGGTCTGGTTCTGCTCGGACGAGCACACGACGCTCGCCGGCGACGGGCGCGAGCCCGCGTTCGCGATCGGCGAGCGCGTGCGGCTCGTTCCCGCGCACGTCGACCCGACGGTCGCCTATCACGAGGCGCTGTGGCTCGTCGACGGCGAGCGCGTGCTCGACCGGTTCGAGGTGGACCTGCGCGGCTGGTGAGCGCCGCGCTGCGCGCGCGCGTCGCGGTGGACGGGCCGGGCGGGCCGCCGCGTGCGGCGCCTAGCGCGCGCGCCTCGCTCCGGCGTCGCGGTCGTCGTCGCGCACATCGCGGTCGCCCGGCGCGGGGCGCGCGGGAAGCGC
This Myxococcota bacterium DNA region includes the following protein-coding sequences:
- a CDS encoding PilZ domain-containing protein, yielding MSADVQHVFREYIRLDRKRQGEALSIAEHERWAVLKRRLNVHFQPDLPSHHADARGSVRVPVRLALHFERFDELGGSLMTNLSRGGLFIATTSPLPIGERLLLDVVVDDGGRTGPVVAFRARAEVASHDTGADLQGRRRGMGVRFVDVDEVQRKAIDDLYERAAAHAVGIRPRR
- a CDS encoding alanine racemase; translation: MDAIRSVHDLPTPALVVEREALEHNLDAMARALPGARLRPHVKAHKCTAIAALQRARGHAGFTCATVREMEGLARAGLGDDLLLANEVVDARQMRRLGALVEAGARVTVAIDSPQTIDAAVRGGVREAVVDVNVGMPRCGCAPGAAGALADAARRAGLSVRGVMGYEGHAVGIDERARREELCAASMALLAAAHADVGGELVSAGGTGTFDCNGVATEIQAGSYALMDTAYGKLDLPFRQALFGLATVVSVAPGDAWAVLDFGLKGLGMDHGNPQVAGAKVWFCSDEHTTLAGDGREPAFAIGERVRLVPAHVDPTVAYHEALWLVDGERVLDRFEVDLRGW